GGTTCCGAAGTGCTGAACTAAACCGTAGGGACGTATCGAAAGCTATGTGCATCCCCCTTCAGTCTGGGGTTGCCAAAAACGAATGCCGAGCGCATGCGCGGGAAATATCCGCAAGCATGTGCTCGGCATTTTTCGTTATCCGCCGGTCGATCCGAAAACCCTCAGCGATTCCGTTAGCCTATCCACCGCACTAGACGAAAACCCTCCACCATTTCAGCGACCTATCCACTACACCAGACGAAAGCCCTCCGCCATTTCAGCGACCTATCCACTACACCAGACGAAAGTCCTCCGAACCACGGAATGCCTATCCGCCGCTCCAGACGAAAGCCCTCCGAACCACGGAACGTCTATCCGCTGCACCAGACGAAAGCCATCCGAACCAGAGAAGGCCTATCCGCCGCATCGGATGATAGCCCGCAGCAATTTCTGCGGCCTATCGGGCGGTCTGGCTACTCCTTATAATAGATGCGTTTTACGCGGGGCGAGATGGAGGTGAGTACCTCGTAGGGGATCGTTCCGAGGCGTTCGGCCATCTCCGATACGGGTAAGCCGGGCCCGAAGATAGTCACCGAGTCTCCCTCTTTGGCGTCCGTATCGGTGACGTCGATCATGCAGAGGTCCATGCAGATGTTCCCGACCGTCGGACAGCGATGTCCGCCTATCAGCACTTGCCCAACGCCATTGCCGAGGTGTCGGTCCATGCCGTCGGCATAGCCAATCGGAATGATGGCGATGCGTGACGGGCGCTGGAGGTAGGTGCGCCGACCGTATCCGACCGAGTCGCCGGCGGGGACGATTTGTATTTGGAGGATCGTTGTGCGTAGCGAGCTGACCGGCTGTAGGCGACGGCTGTCGCGATCGGTTGCGCTGATGCCGTAGAGTGAGATCCCGAGACGCACCATGTCCATCTGCTGCTCTCCGAAACGCTCAATACCGGCTGAGTTTAGGATGTGGCGGAGGATGGAGTAACCCAATCCGTGTTCCAATTGGCTTGCGGCGTCGGTAAACAGTTGGAATTGGCGACGCGTGAAGTCATCATGCTCGGCGCTGTCACTGCCCACAAGATGTGAGAAGGTCGATCGCACGGCCAATTCGCTTTGCGAAGAGAGGCGCTGACAGATTGCGGGCACATCCTCCGGTTGGAAACCGAGACGATGCATGCCTGTGTCGAACTTAATATGAATGGGGTAAGAAGTTATGCCGCGCCTTCCCGCTTCGTGGATGAGTGCCTCCAGCAGTCTAAAACTGTAAACCTCGGGCTCGAGCCTATACTCAAAGAGGGTGTTGAAGCTACTAAATTCCGGATCCATAACCATAATGGGAATCGTGATGCCTTCCTTCCGCAGTGCCTCTCCCTCGTCAGCAACGGCTACGGCCAAGTAATCGCACCGGTGCTCTTGCAAAGTGCGCGCCACTTCGTATGCTCCGGCACCATAGCCAAAGGCTTTGACCATGCAAACCATTTTGGTTTCTCTCCGGAGTCGGGAACGGAAATAGTTGAAGTTATGCACCACGGCGTCGAGGTTGACCTCAAGAACAGTTTCGTGAACCTTTTTCTCCAGGAGCTCGGTAATCCGTTCGAAGTGGAACACTCGCGAACCCTTGAGCAATACCAATTCGTGATCAAATGAGCGTATGGAGGGTGAATGGATAAACTCATCGGTAGTTAAGTAGAACTCCTTCTCGGGTATTTCAAAGGCCGCAGCATATTCTTTTAGGTCGCGTCCGATGCCAATGATACGCTCCACGTGTTTCCGACGCAGTAGCTCGGCCACCTTCCGATAGAGCGTCTTAGGTAGCATGCCCGACTGGAGAATGTCGGAGATAACGATCGTCGTTTTAAGTGGCTTACCGGCGCGACGACTTAGTTGGAAATCGAGAGCTATATCGAGAGAGTTGATGTCCGAGTTATAGGTGTCATTGATGAGCTGACACCCATTGATGCCTTCCTTTACTTCCAAACGCATAGCCACGGGCTCAAGCTCGGAGAAAATTTGCTTGTTCTCCAGCGATGTGGGCTTCAAGTAGAGCATGAGGGCGATACAGTGAATAACATCCTCGATGGATGCGTCGTCAGTAAACGGTATCTCATAGACATGCTCGCGGTCTAGCATCTCGCAACGGAGCTCGGTCGTCGATTCCTTTTTTTGGATAGACTTAATGTAGAGCGGAGCCTCCGAGTCTCTCCGAGACCAACCGACGGCTTTATGGGATAGGTAAGCCTTATCCAGCGAGGATGCGATGAAGTCGTCGTCAGCGTTGTAGATTACCACGTCGCTATCGGTGAACAAGGATAGTTTCTCTAAGCACTTCTGTGTGGCAGACGCGAAGTTCTCCTGATGGGCCTCACCGATGTTGGTGATGATTCCTATGGTGGGGAGGATAATGCGCTGCAGTTTTTCCATCTCGTCCGGCTGCGAGATGCCTGCCTCAAAAATTCCTAAGGTGTGTCGTTCGTCCATTTGCCAAACCGAAAGCGGCGCCCCGATCTGTGAGTTGTAACTCCGGGGAGAGCGAACGATATTAAAGTCGGCATGCAGCAGCTGATAGAGCAACTCCTTCACAATTGTTTTTCCGTTGCTCCCGGTGATGCCGATTACCGGTATTTGAAATCTTTTGCGATGGTAGGCAGCCAGCGATTGCATCGCCGCGAGCACGTCGGTAACCACCAGGAAGTTGGCATCGGGCATCATGCGCGCTTCGGCAGGCTCATGGTTGACGACAAAGCTGCGCACGCCCAGGCGGTAAAGCTCGAAGAGATAGCGATGGCCGTCATTCGTTCGGGTTTTCAATGCAAAGAAGAGGGTAGTCTCCGGAAAGGAGAGCATACGGCTATCGATGAGCAAGCGCTCAATGACGCCGTCGTTCAGTGTGCGATGGGTGGCACGAATGATCTTAGCGATCTCTTGAATGGAGTACTTCATTATAAGCAGGTAGTTGCGGCCAGAAGCCGCTGATTTATAGGGGCCAGTTCCCCCGATTCATAGATGTACTTACGGCGGGATATCCCCCGGGGCCAGCGATAGCCGTCAGGCATTCCGATGCCCTATCCCAGAGGGACGGCAGTCCGTCTTGGCGCCTCGTTTCCTCGATCACTGAGGCACACCGATAGGCCGCAGAAGGTTCGGAGCGCATCTGACCGACGGGGGTGAAGACCACATAAGCACGTTTTCTATCGAGCAAAAGTAGGCGGGGTTGGCAATTCGGCCCGTAGCTGCTTCAGCTTTAACTTAGTTTGCACCAAAAAGCGACGGTGCGCCTCACTGTCCGGGTGGATGGGTCGGTGTTGCAGATCGCGGTGCAGAGCCTCGGCGCGTCGGAGCCAGGCGATTGTCTTCGCGTCCATATACGTCGACTCGAATCGATCACTAATATAATGTATAGCGGCGGGTGACGGATGGCACATGTCTTCCGCATAGAATCGGTAATCCCTTAGCTCGTCCATCATCAGTTCGTAAGCCGGGAAGTAGTTGGCTATCGTAGGGTAAAGGGAGATGAGCTTCTCGATGATGAGATGAAGCACGGACTTGCTGAGGTTGTTCTCATGGGCGCCGTCGCGCAAGTGGCGGACGGGGCTGACTGTGAAAATCCATTTCACTTCGGGTCGCCGGCGCACCATGCTATCCAAAAGCAAGTTCCACCGGTGTACCACCTTATCCACCGATAGCCGTTCACGACGAAAATAGCTATCCGGCATCTTGTGGCAGTTGCCCACCACGGCGCCTGTGCCCTTCCA
The sequence above is drawn from the Tannerella serpentiformis genome and encodes:
- a CDS encoding GSCFA domain-containing protein; translation: MNFITPIQIPPSTIRIGYEHRTMIFGSCFAEAIGQRLSDLLFPVDLNPFGILYNPDSIAAAIRRLMDGNLFTADELTRYDDLYHSLLHHGSFSAPTADECLERINARLSAGAEFLAAADRIIVTFGTSYVYRWKGTGAVVGNCHKMPDSYFRRERLSVDKVVHRWNLLLDSMVRRRPEVKWIFTVSPVRHLRDGAHENNLSKSVLHLIIEKLISLYPTIANYFPAYELMMDELRDYRFYAEDMCHPSPAAIHYISDRFESTYMDAKTIAWLRRAEALHRDLQHRPIHPDSEAHRRFLVQTKLKLKQLRAELPTPPTFAR
- a CDS encoding bifunctional UDP-N-acetylmuramoyl-tripeptide:D-alanyl-D-alanine ligase/alanine racemase translates to MKYSIQEIAKIIRATHRTLNDGVIERLLIDSRMLSFPETTLFFALKTRTNDGHRYLFELYRLGVRSFVVNHEPAEARMMPDANFLVVTDVLAAMQSLAAYHRKRFQIPVIGITGSNGKTIVKELLYQLLHADFNIVRSPRSYNSQIGAPLSVWQMDERHTLGIFEAGISQPDEMEKLQRIILPTIGIITNIGEAHQENFASATQKCLEKLSLFTDSDVVIYNADDDFIASSLDKAYLSHKAVGWSRRDSEAPLYIKSIQKKESTTELRCEMLDREHVYEIPFTDDASIEDVIHCIALMLYLKPTSLENKQIFSELEPVAMRLEVKEGINGCQLINDTYNSDINSLDIALDFQLSRRAGKPLKTTIVISDILQSGMLPKTLYRKVAELLRRKHVERIIGIGRDLKEYAAAFEIPEKEFYLTTDEFIHSPSIRSFDHELVLLKGSRVFHFERITELLEKKVHETVLEVNLDAVVHNFNYFRSRLRRETKMVCMVKAFGYGAGAYEVARTLQEHRCDYLAVAVADEGEALRKEGITIPIMVMDPEFSSFNTLFEYRLEPEVYSFRLLEALIHEAGRRGITSYPIHIKFDTGMHRLGFQPEDVPAICQRLSSQSELAVRSTFSHLVGSDSAEHDDFTRRQFQLFTDAASQLEHGLGYSILRHILNSAGIERFGEQQMDMVRLGISLYGISATDRDSRRLQPVSSLRTTILQIQIVPAGDSVGYGRRTYLQRPSRIAIIPIGYADGMDRHLGNGVGQVLIGGHRCPTVGNICMDLCMIDVTDTDAKEGDSVTIFGPGLPVSEMAERLGTIPYEVLTSISPRVKRIYYKE